In Tachysurus fulvidraco isolate hzauxx_2018 chromosome 3, HZAU_PFXX_2.0, whole genome shotgun sequence, a single window of DNA contains:
- the nubp2 gene encoding cytosolic Fe-S cluster assembly factor nubp2 — MEATGDRGNLEKVHHVVLVLSGKGGVGKSTITTELALALLQAGKKVGVLDVDLCGPSIPRMLGVSKHEVHQCDAGWVPVCVDRLSLMSIAFLLDDPDDAIVWRGPKKSALIGQFVSDVAWGELDVLLVDTPPGTSDEHLAILENLKKHRVDGAILVTTPQAVSTGDVRREITFCKKTGLKILGIVENMSGFVCPHCTECTSIFSKGGGEELAKLTGSDFLGSVPLDPLLSASVEEGHDFLKAFPESATYSSIRHITDRLLSSLEH; from the exons ATGGAGGCAACTGGAG ACAGAGGGAATCTGGAGAAGGTGCACCATGTGGTATTGGTTCTGTCCGGTAAAGGGGGGGTTGGGAAGAGCACCATCACGACAGAGTTAGCACTCGCTCTGTTACAAGCAGGGAAGaag GTGGGGGTGTTGGATGTGGACCTGTGTGGGCCGAGTATCCCCCGCATGCTTGGTGTGAGTAAGCATGAGGTCCATCAGTGTGACGCTGGATGGGTCCCAGTGTGTGTGGACCGTCTGTCCCTCATGTCCATTGCCTTCCTTCTGGACGACCCTGATGATGCTATCGTCTGGAGAGGACCCAAAAAGTCCG ctctgattggtcagtttgTGAGTGATGTGGCATGGGGAGAACTGGACGTGTTGCTGGTGGACACACCCCCTGGAACATCAGATGAACACTTGGCCATCCTGGAGAACCTGAAAAAACATAGAGTGGATGGAGCCATACTGGTGACCACaccacag gcAGTATCTACAGGAGATGTGCGGCGTGAGATTACTTTCTGTAAGAAGACAGGCCTGAAGATTTTAGGCATAGTGGAGAACATGAGTGGCTTTGTGTGTCCTCACTGcact GAATGCACCAGTATCTTCTctaaaggaggaggagaagaactTGCCAAGCTCACAGGATCAGACTTCCTGG gctcgGTGCCGCTGGACCCTCTCCTGAGTGCGAGTGTGGAAGAAGGTCACGATTTCTTGAAGGCGTTTCCGGAGAGCGCCACCTACAGCTCTATCAGACACATCACAGATAGGCTGCTGAGCAGCCTGGAGCACTGA